From Salvelinus fontinalis isolate EN_2023a unplaced genomic scaffold, ASM2944872v1 scaffold_0193, whole genome shotgun sequence:
cttgaactgtgcatttcactgtgaggatctatcagtcacgcttgaactgtacatttcactgtgaggatctatcagtcacgcttgaactgtacatttcactgtgaggatctatcagtcacgcttgaactgtgcatttcactgtgaggatctatcagtcacgcttgaactgtgcatttcactgtgaggatctatcagtcacgcttgaactgtgcatttcactgtgaggatctatcagtcacgcttgaactgtacatttcactgtgaggatctatcagtcacgcttgaactgtacatttcactgtgaggatctatcagtcacgcttgaactgtgcatttcactgtgaggatctatcagtcacgcttgaactgtacatttcactgtgaggatctatcagtcacgcttgaactgtacatttcactgtgaggatctatcagtcacgcttgaactgtgcatttcactgtgaggatctatcagtcacgcttgaactgtgcatttcactgtgaggatctatcagtcacgcttgaactgtgcatttcactgtgaggatctatcagtcacgcttgaactgtgcatttcactgtgaggatctatcagtcacgcttgaactgtacatttcactgtgaggatctatcagtcacgcttgaactgtacatttcactgtgaggatctatcagtcacgcttgaactgtgcatttcactgtgaggatctatcagtcacgcttgaactgtacatttcactgtgaggatctatcagtcacgcttgaactgtacatttcactgtgaggatctatcagtcacgcttgaactgtgcatttcactgtgaggatctatcagtcacgcttgaactgtgcatttcactgtgaggatctatcagtcacgcttgaactgtacatttcactgtgaggatctatcagtcacgcttgaactgtacatttcactgtgaggatctatcagtcacgcttgaactgtgcatttcactgtgaggatctatcagtcacgcttgaactgtgcatttcactgtgaggatctatcagtcacgcttgaactgtgcatttcactgtgaggatctATCAGTTACTCTTGAACtgtacatttcactgtgaggatctatcagtcacgcttgaactgtgcatttcactgtgaggatctatcagtcacgcttgaactgtgcatttcactgtgaggatctatcagtcacgcttgaactgtgcatttcactgtgaggatctatcagtcacgcttgaactgtgcatttcactgtgaggatctatcagtcacgcttgaactgtgcatttcactgtgaggatctatcagtcacgcttgaactgtacatttcactgtgaggatctatcagtcacgcttgaactgtacatttcactgtgaggatctatcagtcacgcttgaactgtgcatttcactgtgaggatctatcagtcacgcttgaactgtgcatttcactgtgaggatctatcagtcacgcttgaactgtgcatttcactgtgaggatctatcagtcacgcttgaactgtacatttcactgtgaggatctatcagtcacgcttgaactgtacatttcactgtgaggatctatcagtcacgcttgaactgtgcatttcactgtgaggatctatcagtcacgcttgaactgtacatttcactgtgaggatctatcagtcacgcttgactgtacatttcactgtgaggatctatcagtcacgcttgaactgtacatttcactgtgaggatctatcagtcacgcttgaactgtgcatttcactgtgaggatctatcagtcacgcttgaactgtacatttcactgtgaggatctatcagtcacgcttgaactgtacatttcactgtgaggatctatcagtcacgcttgaactgtgcatttcactgtgaggatctatcagtcacgcttgaactgtgcatttcactgtgaggatctatcagtcacgcttgaactgtacatttcactgtgaggatctatcagtcacgcttgaactgtacatttcactgtgaggatctatcagtcacgcttgaactgtacatttcactgtgaggatctatcagtcacgcttgaactgtgcatttcactgtgaggatctatcagtcacgcttgaactgtacatttcactgtgaggatctatcagtcacgcttgaactgtacatttcactgtgaggatctatcagtcacgcttgaactgtgcatttcactgtgaggatctatcagtcacgcttgaactgtacatttcactgtgaggatctatcagtcacgcttgaactgtacatttcactgtgaggatctatcagtcacgcttgaactgtacatttcactgtgaggatctatcagtcacgcttgaactgtgcatttcactgtgaggatctatcagtcacgcttgaactgtacatttcactgtgaggatctatcagtcacgcttgaactgtacatttcactgtgaggatctatcagtcacgcttgaactgtacatttcactgtgaggatctatcagtcacgcttgaactgtgcatttcactgtgaggatctatcagtcacgcttgaactgtacatttcactgtgaggatctatcagtcacgcttgaactgtacatttcactgtgaggatctatcagtcacgcttgaactgtgcatttcactgtgaggatctatcagtcacgcttgaactgtgcatttcactgtgaggatctatcagtcacgcttgaactgtacatttcactgtgaggatctatcagtcacgcttgaactgtgcatttcactgtgaggatctatcagtcacgcttgaactgtgcatttcactgtgaggatctatcagtcacgcttgaactgtgcatttcactgtgaggatctatcagtcacgcttgaactgtacatttcactgtgaggatttatcagtcacgcttgaactgtgcatttcactgtgaggatctatcagtcacgcttgaactgtgcatttcactgtgaggatctatcagtcacgcttgaactgtacatttcactgtgaggatctatcagtcacgcttgaactgtgcatttcactgtgaggatctatcagtcacgcttgaactgtacatttcactgtgaggatctatcagtcacgcttgaactgtgcatttcactgtgaggatctatcagtcacgcttgaactgtacatttcactgtgaggatctatcagtcacgcttgaactgtgcatttcactgtgaggatctatcagtcacgcttgaactgtacatttcactgtgaggatctATCAGTCATGCTTGAACtgtacatttcactgtgaggatctATCAGTTACTCTTGAACtgtacatttcactgtgaggatctATCAGTCACGCTTGGAGATGTTTGATGGCAGGGCAGTGTCAGTGAAGAAGCATCAGGGTTAGGTGAAGTCACTAACCCCTGCCGTGCTGAAGAGTCCTTGGAGGTTGATTGGTCCACACTATTTCAGGGAAGATCCAAATTCTGTTGTACATGACACCGTCCAAATAGTCTATGAGCGACAAATTCACGCAAACCTTTTAAACAGAAAAATAATGGAAGCAGGCCAATATTGTATAACTTTGATAGCATAAGATTCTCTGTAAAAACAATTCCAGCAATATTTTAAGGAATAATAAACTTAATTTGTATAAAAATAGATTACTTTAGATATTCTTAGATATTTATATACAAAAGAGTGACACAATTAAAATAGTTCAGCCAAATGTCCATGTCTTCCACTTGTTTGACAAATTAGGTAGTTATTGGTCTCTTACTGGCAGTTGAAACcagtcctagagagagagagagagagactaattcTTAGTCATTCGTGAATGatattctgagagagagagaaagagagagacagactaacTTTTTAGTCATTGTGCGAATgatatactgagagagagagagagagactaacttCTTAGTCATTGTGTGAATGATATACTGAGAGAGACTAACTTCTTAGTCATTGTGTGAATGATATACTGAGAGAGACTAACTTCTTAGTCATTGTGTGAATgatatactgagagagagactaacTTCTTAGTCATTGTGTGAATgatatactgagagagagaccaactcCTTAGTCATTGTGTGAATGATATACTGAGAGAGACTAACTTCTTAGTCATTGTGTGAATgatatactgagagagagagagagagagagaaactaactTCTTAGTCATTGTGTGAATgatatactgagagagagagagactaacttCTTAGTCAGTGTGTGAATgatatactgagagagagagagagagagagagactaacttCTTAGTCATTGTGTGAATGATATAACGTGTCATGATTTGAGGGCAGCAGTACTCAAGCATCTTAAACTGTTTCCCTCAGATCTCAATAGGGGTGCATTAGTCCCAGCCAATTCCACATATGGGGCATTGAAAAGAACATACCATTTGAGAAATGCTCAAAGCAAAACCAAACCTTGGCCATCCGAAGTGCTTGGATAGGAATGAAGGATGTTTTCTAATGACTCAATAAATCATTTAGCATTCAATCTAGCTGAAGACGTGGAAAGGAATGTTAATGGCTCTTACCAGAGCTCTCAATCCTTGGCTTTATAATACTGCAGCTCAATGTCCTTAATGCTGCGGCATGCCCTGTGGAACATGTTACAGTCCCTTCAgatagtattcacacccctttactttttccacattttgttgtgttacagcctgaatttaaatggattaaattgagattttgtgtcactggtctacacaaaataccccataatgtcaaagtggaattatgttttttacaaattaataaaaaataaaaagctaaaatgtcttgagtctatAAGTAtgaaacccctttgttatggcaagcctaaatacgttcaggagtaaaaatgtgcttaccaagtcacataataagttgcatggactctatgATTAATAAtcatgtttaacatgattttttaataactacctcatctctgtaccccacacatacaattaactgtaaggtccctcagacgAGCAGGGAATGtcgaacacagattcaaccacaatgaccagggatgttttccaatgcctcataaAGAGGGGAACCTACTGTACTGGTAGATGGGTTAACAACAAAAAAAGCAGACagtgaatatacactgctcaaaaaaattaagggaacacttaaacaacacaatgtaactccaagtcaatcacacttctgtgaaatcaaactgtccacttaggaagcaatactgattgacaataaattgcacatgctgttgtgcaaatggaattgacaaaaagtggaaattataggcaattagcaacacaccccccaaaacaggagtgattctgcaggtggtgaccacagaccacttctcagttcctatgcttcctggctgatgttttggtcacttttgaatgctggcggtgctctcactctagtggtagcctgagacggagtctacaagccacacaagtggctcaggtagtgcagttcatccaggatggcacatcaatgcgaactgtggcaaaaaggtttgctgtgtctgtcagcgtagtgtccagagcatgcaggcgctaccaggagacaggccagtacatcaggagacgtggaggaggccgtaggagggcaacaacccagcagcaggaccgctacctccgccttagtgcaaggaggtgcactgccagagccctgcaaaatgacctcaagcaggccacaaatgtgcatgtgtcagcatatggtctcacgaGGGGTCTGAGGAattcatctcggtacctattggcagtcaggctaactctggcgagcacatggagggctgtgcggccccacaaagaaatgccaccccacaccatgactgacccatcgccaaaccggtcatgctggaggatgttgcaggcaacagaacgttctccacggcgtctccagactctgtcacgtctgtcacatgtgctcatgtgctcagtgtgaacctgctttcatctgtgaagagcgcagggcgccagtggcgaattttccaatcttggtgttctctggcaaatgccaaacgtcctgcacggtgttgggctgtaagcacaacccccacctgtggatgtcgcgccctcataccaccctcatggagtctgtttctgaccgtttgagcagacacatgcacatttgtggcctgctggaggtcattttgcagggcactggcagtgcacctccttgcacaaaggcggaggtagcggtcctgctgctgggttgttgccctcctacggcctcctccacgtctcctgatgtactggcctgtctcctggtagcgcctgcatgctctggacactacgctgacagacacagcaaacctttttgccacagttcgcattgatgtgccatcctggatgaactgcactacctgagccacttgtgtggcttgtagactccgtctcatgctaccactagagtgagagcaccgccagcattcaaaagtggccaaaatatcagccaggaagcataggaactgagaagtggtctgtggtcaccacctgcaaaatcactcctgttttggggggtgtcttgctaattgcctataatttccaccttttgtctatttcatttgcacaacagcatgtgaaatttattgtcaatcagtattgcttcctaagtggacagtttgatttcccagaagtgtgattgacttggagttacattgtgttgtttaagtgttccctttatttttttgagcagtgtaccttTGACTatggtgaaattattaattacactttggatgatgtatcaatacacccagtcactataaagatacaagCATCCTTTCTAATTCAGTtgcggagaggaaggaaaccgctcagggatttcaccatgaggccaatgttgaccttaaaacagttacagagttgaatagctgtgataggagaaaaccgaggatggatcaacaacattgtacttaccccacaatactaacctaaattacaaagtgaaaagaaggaaacctgtacagaatattGCCTTAATGCAAACAAGATgaatgtttttgaatattttaattaaaactgcaaaaaatgtggcaaagaaataaactttatgttctgaatacaaagcgaTGTCCTGGAGTTTTTAATCAAAAAATTAAGGAATagtgctaagcacaggcaaaatcctagaagaaaacctggttcagtctgctttccaacagacactgagagacaaattcacctttcagtagaacaataacctaaagcacaaggccaaataaacactggagtttATGTTAACAAGATGACATGGactgttcctgagtggtctagatcggcttgaaaatccatggcaagacttgaaacaaccaacttgacagagcttgaattttttcaagaataatgtggaaatattgtacaattagatatttctgtatttcatttcctCAACACGttcactttgtctttatggggtattgtgagtagatggGTCAGAAAACAAATCTATATAATCCATTTGAattgaggctgtaacacaacacaatgggTTAGGTTTTAGTGAAGACTAGTCAATGGAATTGTGAGGGTGAGGTAGCATGTGATCATTGTGTAAATATAGGCTACTTCAGTTCAAACAGAACAGACAGTTGCTGCAGTTTTATATTAATAAATGAATCAACAATACATTAATTTAAATTCATGAATTCATCTGAACATGTGGAAAGACATCAGATCACTAGGACTGAACGTAGCAATAAACGTTAGCCTATTTATAGATTTTGATTTCCAGAGAACGTTTGAGTAAAAATCAATATGACACTGAGTTGGAGTTGAGTATAAGTTGCAGATGATCATCTTGAGCCAAAACCATGAGTTCATTGCCTGACGATATCTGTCACTGTTGACTGCACCATCGCcatgtctgactgtttgtgttgTGGTTGTTGCCTAGCAATAGTGCCGCCCTGATTAATGTAAAAAGCCTTCAAAGGACTACACTGTCTTATCAGTTTTCTGTTTTTACCATCATGACATTTAAGGATAATATTAAATATAATTTTTTACCTCTGGTTTTCAATTATGTTGGCACTGTGGAGAAGGGCTCGGAGTCTCTGAGAAATGAAAAAAATATTCAATTAGACGTCTATGTAGGAATTAGAGTGGGATTGGTTAGCAGGGTTAATCCCCACATGTGGAGGCAGATGTAAACTAGTTGTCTCTGACAGCTTAGTTGGGCACTACAAttgtttgttcagtgtgtgtTCCCTCTTACCTTCTTCTCACTGAATAATGTTGTGATGAGGAGAAGTCCGCCGCACACGGCTGCAATGATAAAGGCTGTCTGGTAGTAGGTGCTCGAATCGTAATGACCAGTTTTCCCATTCTGGAATTTCTTCTCTGAGCCTTCACTGGGCCTTTCTGAAATAGGAGCGTCATCCACATCTGTCTTCTCTGACAGGATATCTGAGGGATGATGGCATGGTATTTAAATGGCATGGTATTTAAGATTATTCTACATGGTGAAATGGTATTACACAGCAACATGCATTACTTTATTGTTTCCTTAAAATTAATTAAAACAAGCATAATTTGGTAGTACCACATACTTACCAATACTTTCTTTAAAGGATCAGGTAAATATCAGGTACATACCAGAGAAAACAGCCAAATCTCTATGCAAGTGAATGTGTGTATTTTGAATCAGGAGGAGGACACATAAAGTAGTTCAAACAGGGTGCTATGCTACAGTATTTACCTGTGCTCAAGACTTCCTCATAGTATGTCCTAGTATGTTTTGACTCAGTCTTCCTGATTTGGCCCAGGACCTTTGTAGTGATGTGTAGTTTGTCTGGCTCCTCCTCTGTCATCTTCCAATGTGGAGATGCTTCAGTCGTAGTGCTCCCAATCGGATGCTTCCAGTCATGTGAATATCTCTCTGTGCTTGGGTATGTTTTCGTAGTGTCCTCTAGTTGAGGGGTCTCTGTTGAAACTCCATCCTGGGATATTCCATAGTTCCTGGCGTCCAGTGACCTCTTGGCCAACACAAAGGCAGTGCTCTCATCACTACTGAGGGTGATGCCCATCACCTTGTACAAGAAAGGGACAGGTGTGACCAGCTTGACCCCAGGGACAATAAAGAGATCGTGTGGTGAACCTGCTGCTCCTCTCCCTGCTGGTTTGTCTGCAGAAGCCTCCATCGCCCTTTCAGTCTGGGGGTAGTAAAAACCCTTGTCCTTGGAGCCAACAGTCTCCATGAGAACTAGGCTGGGAGGGGAAGACATTAAAGGGTGGTCTGTGGCAGAAGGGGGGTTCGAGCCTGTTTTATAGAGTGCAGAGTCTGACTCAGTTCCAGTGGGTGGAGGTAGACGAGAATCCCAGTGTAActccccctctctgccctctccaaGTGAATGTCCATCGGGGACAGTCACCTGCAGCTCCCTAAGGGAGGGGGGTCCTACAGTACCAGGACTCCCTAGGAACACCCCAGGGTCAGCGCTGTGGGTACCCAATGGTGGGTGAGGCCTGGGTTACATGGTTGGGGGACTGGGAGAGGGTGGGCTGTGGGGGACTGCTCCATACACTGTGGGAGACCAGGGAGACATCAGGGGCCACCGGACCCACTGTTGGACATGCACACTGGTGTTCCGGTTCAGGTTCAGCTAGGGGCAGATGAGAGGAAGATGTAAGGGATTTGGTTTTCATAAAATATTTTGCAGGTTTTACTACATAATTTCTTCCATCCGAGCCAAATGTCCTCATCTGCTTGCATGCTCCTCCCCTATATCAAGGTGTTTTGGTACTCCCTTTTGACCTACGCTTTTCAACACACTAACTattactataccacaggtcagtataATCAACCAATCTAACtatctatcctgctctctatccaccattcatagcgacaatagtggtaggtggattgtttgtccagatctgcaatagGCTAACTAGCCATCGTACCACACATAAAAGCCTTCAAAGCTGCATATATTTTCTATATGAATCCACATTAACAAATAGGAATAGCTGATAGGCAGCGGAGAAGCCAGGTGCATCACTGCGCATGAAAGAACAGTGAAGACATGAGACACACAGCTCGAAAAGCTCCCCTATATATCTTGTTTAGGGACAATACAATTATCgtacctagactagcctacaacaccacaatgCAAGGAATAATTGCATTATTGTTTTCAAATGAGTACAAAATTCTACTCTAGGCTGCGGTGAAAACATAATTTGAATAACAGTGCAGAAGCTGTGTGAATTGAATGTTTAATTCCATTTGGATTGGTTGTGAGTCTACTCTCCACAGTTTATACAGTCTAGAAAGGCACAGTAGCAGGCCAGTCTGGCTGTATTTCTACTTCTGATACTGAGATGGGGTGTCTGTTGCAGATCATCATTCTCCCAAGCCATCCTATAATAGGGACAGGGgaatatctagtcagttgtacaactgaattccttcaactgaaatgtgtcttccgcatttaacccaaccgctctgaatcagagaggtgcgggggggggggggggggggggggggggctgccttaatcaaaaTCCACATCTTTGGCACCCAGGGGCATaacgacagatttctacctttTCAACCCggtgattcgatccagcaacctttcggttactggcccaacactccaaccactaggctacctgccatggCCAGATATGCTCCCCGCAGGCCCATTTATTCAGGACATTTATTGGACTCCTCTCCAATCTGAGCAGCTCACGCACCTAGAACCTAACACTTCAATATAGCCTAAATGTGTGTaatttaacttttaaaatgttttggcTTTTATATGTGGCATAAACACAGCCAGTCACAATGTTTTAATCTGATTAGGCTTCTTCAAAAGTCTCCTGTAAGCATACACACATTCGTCCCAAATATAATTCCAGCATCCTCAAAGTAAAATACATGTCGGATAAAAAATGTCACAACATCATGGGAAAGCATACAATCcacagatgaaataaatgatgatgaacttcacagggtggtgaaagtgcacgtgatgagcttgatgctctttTCAATAAATAtggagggtcttattctggtgacatgatgattgactcttggctgccatttgacagaTAAAAATAATCTCACAGTttagtccataataatctcattgtGTAGGCTATGCCAGCACCGTATCTCTGAGCTATTGGCTAGAGCACACATGCCAGTACCAGAGTGGGTACATTCACTATACTGTACCCATTCAAAAAAAATTgggacaaaaccatcagtaggccTAGAGTTCAAAAtgagatggaaacccatttaacttgtattttgtATTCGTTGCATGGCAATTGAACTGCAGAAGGTATTTGTATGTGCACTACATATTTACTGAAGCACAGACTTTTATCCACAACAAGTTAATTTGATGGACACAAAACACTGATGGAAAATGCACATATTGTTCTTATGCAGATTTGAGAATATTTGCATGACACTCTGTGGTCAACTGGATGGTAACCTAGCTACAGACACCCTTATCAACACAGTTGATCAACTGGATGGTAACCTAGCTACAGACACCCTTATCAACACAGTTGATCAACTGGATGGTAACCTAGCTACAGACACCCTAATCAACACAGTTGCAGTTCTGACATACGCTATTATGtttgtttaaaaataataattgcaTACACCTGCGACCCAAACTGGCCATTGTTTTATTAGAAAGACTCTTGTATAAAcggagttatggtaatgtggctgtattgtctctcatgagtttcacaaaatttTGCAAAAcagaccagttcgtagctggattcttccaCGACTGTGTACACCTTCTCCAAAACATGGaaattgttcagttctcaagttctgtgattTGGAAGAGGTTCCTTTGTTCTCCTGTGAACTttactccctctctactctggCCATGAGGAGAGAACTCCTCTAGGAATTTATGACCTGCCTAACAGAGCCTGGgtgtagggggaagagagagaggtggtgagagagagagggggatggtgctcgctgtacccaaagagggccacgtcatgacgacatacacttagtattactttctttgcTAGAGTATACATTTCTCCCTAAGACATTTTTGGTCTCACcatgaacaggaaggtggcgaggcggtccttcttgtgggcaaattttgtcatcaaactttgtcatcaaagtctgccattctctggattgatggtgctttcaagacaactgggaactcgaagaaagaaaaaaacaaggttgaatcatgacatcagtgatcttcatgtcagagctctagaaagaggcccgagttcccgacttggaattttGAGTTCTTTGACCGTTCTAAATgcattttcccagtcggagcttgttttttcccagttgtcttgatctcactgaagtctgagatttcccagttccgag
This genomic window contains:
- the csf1a gene encoding LOW QUALITY PROTEIN: macrophage colony-stimulating factor 1a (The sequence of the model RefSeq protein was modified relative to this genomic sequence to represent the inferred CDS: inserted 2 bases in 1 codon), with translation MNTHKPAHKAKARHLCFVVLLCFPLAWAGVPGPCRHSVTKGHLLNLNRLIDNQLENGCSITYVFTELQSLSEVCYVKAAFPQILELLNTNFNYVMKSDNGRYVKSLKKVIYNLYSHNCIPEINEEIEDNPVKFVRVHSTSPREALRKARGVIEMYMTLMTKSNGPVDWNCEEEYAEDYPESATVLPTPTKAEPEPEHQCACPTVGPVAPDVSLVSHSVWSSPPQPTLSQSPNHVXPRPHPPLGTHSADPGVFLGSPGTVGPPSLRELQVTVPDGHSLGEGREGELHWDSRLPPPTGTESDSALYKTGSNPPSATDHPLMSSPPSLVLMETVGSKDKGFYYPQTERAMEASADKPAGRGAAGSPHDLFIVPGVKLVTPVPFLYKVMGITLSSDESTAFVLAKRSLDARNYGISQDGVSTETPQLEDTTKTYPSTERYSHDWKHPIGSTTTEASPHWKMTEEEPDKLHITTKVLGQIRKTESKHTRTYYEEVLSTDILSEKTDVDDAPISERPSEGSEKKFQNGKTGHYDSSTYYQTAFIIAAVCGGLLLITTLFSEKKRLRALLHSANIIENQRACRSIKDIELQYYKAKD